A window of Pirellula sp. SH-Sr6A contains these coding sequences:
- a CDS encoding ABC transporter permease yields MAYEESPPPLRYYGPGDALGLEQIGEVWQRRELLFRFFQRDLLIRYRQVVVGILWVLLQPLLGAFIFMGLFFVLGTKASGSSAAYPNIVLIGMLCWQLVANALRDATGSLVNYRHVVTKIYFPRLLLPLAGLMCAAFDFFIGCTLLVPTLYFTGASVQWSTIWICIPIVLWLLVFCVGCIAWLSSLNALYRDVGYALPFALQIGMFLSPVVYDLERVSTSLGPYWQTAYEANPIASCISSLRWAILGTQPPSLPGLILSMFLTALLFVTGMAWFRIADRQLADRI; encoded by the coding sequence ATGGCATACGAGGAGTCACCTCCCCCTCTCCGATACTATGGTCCAGGCGATGCGCTCGGACTCGAACAAATCGGTGAGGTTTGGCAGCGGCGCGAACTGCTCTTCCGCTTTTTTCAGCGCGATTTGCTCATCCGCTATCGGCAAGTGGTCGTTGGGATTCTTTGGGTTCTCCTTCAACCTCTGTTGGGGGCGTTCATCTTTATGGGGCTTTTCTTTGTCCTGGGAACCAAAGCGTCAGGTTCCAGCGCTGCTTACCCCAATATCGTTCTCATTGGGATGCTTTGCTGGCAACTGGTAGCCAATGCACTCCGCGATGCGACCGGTTCTCTGGTCAATTACCGACATGTTGTGACCAAGATTTACTTTCCACGCCTTCTTCTACCACTGGCTGGGTTGATGTGCGCTGCCTTTGACTTCTTCATCGGCTGCACACTGTTGGTTCCGACTCTCTATTTCACAGGAGCTTCGGTGCAATGGTCGACGATTTGGATTTGTATTCCAATTGTCTTGTGGCTTCTCGTGTTTTGTGTTGGGTGCATCGCTTGGTTATCATCCCTCAACGCGCTATATCGCGATGTGGGTTACGCACTGCCGTTCGCGCTACAAATCGGTATGTTCCTTTCGCCCGTAGTCTATGATCTGGAGCGAGTCTCCACTTCGTTAGGGCCCTATTGGCAAACCGCATACGAAGCGAATCCGATCGCATCTTGCATCAGCTCGTTGCGATGGGCCATTCTCGGTACCCAACCGCCAAGCCTGCCGGGACTGATTCTCTCGATGTTTTTGACCGCCCTATTGTTCGTCACTGGGATGGCATGGTTTCGAATCGCCGATCGACAATTGGCAGATCGGATTTGA
- a CDS encoding tetratricopeptide repeat protein: MKSEQQNIQESNLLADQIENFLIKTKKVLPQIISVVVLALLSLLGYGIYQSVRNGQSAEGWTALYFSDTDASDLESIADDFASTPAGLWARQAAGDAHLAKALESVFTNRDVADQHYKNAVAEYEKVIGKGSDPLLLARTHFGLAQANEGLANRDDAIAHYRKISGLTGVDDAFQAEATKRADWLESKDGETFITWFKENRQATPAIAPPTGELPAIPSQPTLDLPPLPSTPGVTPPSEPVAPTGAAEGTPTESTTPPEGAKTEETSTNDAAPPKPDAP; the protein is encoded by the coding sequence ATGAAGAGCGAACAGCAGAATATCCAAGAGTCCAATCTTCTCGCTGATCAAATCGAAAACTTTCTGATCAAAACCAAAAAGGTCCTGCCTCAGATAATCTCGGTCGTGGTATTGGCATTGTTGAGCCTACTCGGCTACGGGATTTATCAAAGCGTTCGCAATGGACAGAGCGCAGAAGGCTGGACTGCACTGTACTTCAGCGATACCGATGCTTCCGATCTGGAAAGCATCGCAGATGACTTTGCCTCCACCCCCGCGGGCCTTTGGGCGCGTCAAGCGGCCGGGGACGCCCATCTGGCGAAAGCTCTCGAAAGTGTCTTTACCAACCGGGATGTAGCAGACCAACACTACAAAAATGCTGTCGCAGAGTACGAAAAGGTAATCGGCAAAGGTAGTGATCCCCTCCTGTTGGCACGAACCCACTTTGGCCTTGCGCAAGCCAACGAGGGGCTCGCGAACCGAGACGATGCGATCGCTCACTACCGTAAAATATCGGGTTTGACCGGCGTCGACGACGCATTCCAAGCCGAAGCGACCAAGCGAGCCGATTGGCTGGAATCGAAAGACGGAGAGACCTTCATTACCTGGTTCAAAGAAAACCGTCAGGCAACTCCCGCAATCGCTCCTCCCACTGGCGAGCTGCCCGCAATTCCGAGCCAACCTACATTGGATTTGCCACCTCTTCCTTCCACGCCCGGTGTGACCCCTCCCAGCGAACCTGTAGCCCCAACCGGGGCGGCAGAGGGGACTCCAACGGAGTCGACCACCCCTCCTGAGGGTGCCAAAACGGAGGAAACTTCCACGAACGATGCCGCTCCGCCAAAACCTGACGCTCCCTAA
- a CDS encoding carbon-nitrogen hydrolase family protein has protein sequence MSSVTQPTARVPANLRRVSGIQTNVSFADTQANLARMLDWLQKDEVAASDLIVFPECMLSGYCFSSYDEAWPHAQSIPGPATDAIGDWCRQTGKFVAFGMLERGADGKLYNSCPLVGPNGVVDCYRKIHLPYLGVDRFTSMGQQPYRSFDAGGLRVGVHICYDGSFPESSRCLALEGADLLILPTNWPPGADTFAKYLPNARALENNVYFVSVNRVGTERGFRFIGQSRFCDPNGNPLADAPHEDECVLTAEIDLSKARNKRLVRVPREHVIDRWADRRPEAYGAITRPHSLVRDIEG, from the coding sequence ATGTCTTCCGTCACGCAACCCACTGCGAGAGTACCTGCCAACTTGAGGCGGGTGAGCGGCATTCAAACGAACGTTTCCTTCGCCGACACCCAAGCCAATCTTGCGCGAATGCTGGACTGGCTGCAGAAGGACGAAGTTGCCGCGAGCGATTTGATCGTCTTTCCCGAGTGCATGCTGAGCGGCTATTGTTTCTCCAGTTACGACGAGGCATGGCCGCACGCGCAAAGCATACCTGGACCAGCGACCGATGCGATCGGCGACTGGTGCCGCCAGACCGGCAAATTTGTCGCCTTTGGTATGCTGGAGCGGGGGGCCGATGGGAAGCTATACAACAGCTGCCCTCTCGTCGGGCCCAACGGCGTTGTCGATTGTTATCGCAAAATCCATTTGCCTTATCTCGGAGTGGATCGTTTCACATCCATGGGGCAACAGCCCTATCGATCCTTTGATGCCGGGGGCTTGCGAGTCGGAGTTCACATTTGCTACGACGGATCCTTTCCGGAGTCGTCCCGGTGCTTGGCATTAGAAGGGGCTGATTTGCTCATCCTTCCAACGAACTGGCCACCGGGAGCGGACACCTTTGCCAAGTACTTGCCCAATGCCCGCGCTCTAGAGAACAACGTGTACTTCGTAAGCGTCAATCGGGTGGGGACCGAACGCGGTTTTCGTTTCATTGGTCAATCCCGATTTTGCGATCCCAATGGAAACCCTCTCGCGGACGCTCCTCACGAGGACGAATGCGTGCTCACTGCGGAGATCGATCTGTCGAAAGCGAGAAACAAGCGATTGGTTCGGGTCCCTCGCGAGCATGTGATCGATCGCTGGGCAGATCGACGTCCCGAAGCATACGGTGCAATCACCCGTCCCCACTCCTTGGTTCGCGATATCGAAGGCTGA